The following DNA comes from Candidatus Desulfarcum epimagneticum.
CGCCAACCTGTTCGAGGGCCTGACGTTGACCCACCGGTATTTTTTTGACGCGCTCAGCGCCGGGTTCCACGGAAGCCTGACGTACCGAAGGATTGAAAAAGCCGGGGACATTCAAAAATATGGCGATCTCGAAAAAGAGGTGAGGGAGGCGGCGGCCTCTCTCATGGCGCCTTTTTCAAAACGAAAAACCGTTTTGTTCGCCTGTCGGGAAAACGCCTGCCGAAGTCAGATGGCCGGGGCCTTCGCCCGGCTTCACGCCGGGGACAAACTGGATGTCATGACCGGCGGAAGCGAGCCTGCGGAAGAGGTCAACCCCATGATGGTCGAGGCCATGGAGGAAAAGGGGGTGGACATGGCGTTTCTGGCCCCCTCGTCTTTCGAGGACGCCATATCGAAAAACGCCCCGGACCTGATTTTCACCATGGGCTGCGCCGAACAATGCCCGGCGGTTCCGGGAGCGACAGTGACGGACTGGGACATTCCCGATCCGGCCGGAAAGGACCTGGCGTTGATGAGAAAAACCCGGGACGAGATTGAGCGGCGGGTTTTGGACCTGGCCCAAAAAATTTGATTGATAAGGAGACAAAATGGCCGAGCCTGAACAGATGTATCAATGTCAGACTGTGAACTGCGGATATATATACAATCCCGACAAGGGCGACCGGAAGGGAAAGATCCCCAAAGGAACCCTGTTCGACGATTTGCCCGATGACTGGAAATGCCCGGTGTGCGGCGCCGGGAAAAAGATGTTTCGGCCCCTGGCGGGTCCGGGCTCAACGGCGGGATAGACATTTTTATTCAATTTCATTCAATTTAATTTATTTCACTTCACAAGGAGGAGACCATGGACAGATATGTATGCTCGCTTTGCGGTTATGTGTACGACCCCAAAAAAGGAGACCCGGACAACGGCGTGGAGGCCGGAACCGCCTTTGAGGACCTGCCGGATGACTGGGAATGCCCGGTGTGCGGCGCGAGCAAGGATGACTTTGACAAAGAGTAAGGGAAAAAAGATATGACGACGAACGGCAT
Coding sequences within:
- the rd gene encoding Rubredoxin-2, translated to MAEPEQMYQCQTVNCGYIYNPDKGDRKGKIPKGTLFDDLPDDWKCPVCGAGKKMFRPLAGPGSTAG
- a CDS encoding Flavin reductase; this translates as MFALGLQGSPRKKGNTQYLLSKFMDGLSAAGAETRVIEPARENIRPCRGCGYCEKKGYCVIADDDMAGHVYADFRRADIVVSATPIFFYSATAQLKALIDRSQALWSRKYALKRNEPGKNSRKGFMLALGATKGANLFEGLTLTHRYFFDALSAGFHGSLTYRRIEKAGDIQKYGDLEKEVREAAASLMAPFSKRKTVLFACRENACRSQMAGAFARLHAGDKLDVMTGGSEPAEEVNPMMVEAMEEKGVDMAFLAPSSFEDAISKNAPDLIFTMGCAEQCPAVPGATVTDWDIPDPAGKDLALMRKTRDEIERRVLDLAQKI